In Pseudanabaena yagii GIHE-NHR1, the following proteins share a genomic window:
- the gltB gene encoding glutamate synthase large subunit encodes MEVSRVNTSQSNQSGQSGTANLIQGPSWLVEERDACGVGFIADKEGRASHKILSNALKALTCMEHRGGCSADQDSGDGAGIMTAIPWALLQKEIPEIDPAHTAVGMFFFPQEGDRTATCREITERIAEEEGLKLLKWRVVPVNPEVLGIQARENQPHIEQAAFIADADHQNTDQLERAIYITRRRIKLEIEKLFPTGGSNFYIASLSNTTIIYKGMVRSAILDAFYADLQNPDYVSAYAIYHRRFSTNTLPKWPLAQPMRFLGHNGEINTMQGNTNWFLARQGDLSHPNWVDAKGDRIKDLLPVLKPNESDSATLDHVFELLIETGHSPLEAIMILVPEAYENQPDLSDRPEIIDFYEYYSGLQEAWDGPALLAFSDGKIVGAALDRNGLRPARYVITNDGMVIVSSEAGTVDIPEADIVEKGRLGPGQTIAVDLQSHEILHNWDIKQRVATAHPYGEWIKQYRKNLEAKPFAESPALDEQTVLTHQTAFGYTLEDVEMVIEAMAQDGKEPVFCMGDDVPLAFLSQRPHLLYDYFKQRFAQVTNPPIDPLREGTVMSLSMYLGERANLLLATPEAANQIKISSPVINETELEELQNFGFDNAKLDMLFPVAAGANGLKDAIAKLTNSAVAAVRSGAKLLILSDRNLSAENAYIPPLLAVGAVHHRLCAEGIRMKASIVVDTAQCWSTHHFACLIGYGASAICPYMALETTRQWWGKAKTQTQMQTGKIKSLTITQVQDSYRKAVEGGLLKILSKMGISLLSSYSGAQIFEAIGIGAEVIETSFKGTVSRVGGVNFADIASELLNFHAQAFPELKQKKLENYGFVQYRPTGEYHMNSPEMAKALHKAVAGDGYDHYEVYRTQLQNRTPTALRDLLEFKSDRPSIPLDEVEDVSEILKRFCTGAMSLGALSREAHEVLAIAMNRVGGKSNCGEGGEDPIRYLPINDVDANGISATFPHLKGLKNGDTANSAIKQIASGRFGVTPSYLVSSDQLEIKVAQGAKPGEGGQLPGPKVSSYIAMLRNSKPGVSLISPPPHHDIYSIEDLAQLIYDLHQINPTAKVSVKLVSEIGIGTIAAGVAKANADIIQISGYDGGTGASPLSSIKHAGSPWELGLAEVHTSLMVNKLRDRVLLRVDGGFKTGWDVAIAALLGGEEYGFGTAAMIAEGCIMARVCHTNKCPVGVTSQLEQFRKRFPGTPEHVVNFLYFVAEEVRQILAKLGYKSLKEIIGRSDLLAKRQDLKLAKLDLNQVDLGCLINLPDTKSDRSWLEHSPTSHSNGAVLDDEILADLAVQQAIANQTDLNKTYKIVNTDRSVGARVSGAIAKKYGNSGLASHLNLEFVGAAGQSFGAFNINGVNLSVIGEANDYIGKGINGGTISIKPSPESTFNPADNSIVGNTCLYGATGGYLFVNGRAGERFGVRNSGAKAVVEGTGDHCCEYMTGGVIVVLGTTGRNVGAGMTGGIAYFLDIDGKFKERLSQEVLKVQRVSTAAGENQLKELIQSSYEYTGSSRAKEILDNWSTYLPKFWQVVPPSEQNSPEATDAVPVAATV; translated from the coding sequence ATGGAAGTGAGCCGCGTGAATACAAGTCAGTCTAATCAGTCTGGTCAGTCTGGAACTGCTAATCTTATCCAAGGTCCATCTTGGCTAGTGGAAGAGCGTGATGCCTGTGGAGTGGGCTTTATTGCTGACAAGGAAGGGCGGGCTAGTCATAAAATTCTCAGCAATGCGCTCAAAGCTTTGACTTGTATGGAACATCGTGGCGGCTGTAGTGCAGACCAAGATTCGGGCGACGGTGCTGGTATCATGACCGCAATTCCTTGGGCTTTGTTACAAAAGGAAATTCCCGAAATCGATCCTGCCCATACCGCAGTAGGGATGTTTTTCTTCCCGCAGGAAGGCGATCGCACCGCCACTTGTCGCGAAATTACTGAAAGAATTGCAGAGGAAGAAGGGCTGAAGCTTTTAAAATGGCGTGTTGTGCCTGTGAATCCAGAGGTATTAGGAATTCAGGCTCGCGAAAATCAGCCCCATATTGAGCAAGCTGCCTTTATTGCCGATGCCGATCATCAAAATACCGATCAACTCGAACGCGCCATCTATATCACTCGTCGTCGGATTAAGCTAGAAATTGAAAAGCTTTTCCCCACTGGCGGTAGTAACTTCTACATCGCGTCGCTATCAAATACCACGATTATCTACAAGGGCATGGTGCGATCGGCAATTCTGGATGCCTTTTATGCCGATCTCCAAAATCCTGATTATGTCTCGGCTTACGCCATCTATCACCGTCGCTTTAGCACCAATACTTTACCGAAATGGCCCCTTGCTCAGCCAATGCGGTTTCTCGGTCATAATGGCGAAATCAACACGATGCAGGGGAATACCAATTGGTTCTTAGCGCGTCAAGGCGATCTCTCCCATCCCAATTGGGTTGATGCTAAAGGCGATCGCATTAAGGATCTATTACCAGTTCTCAAGCCCAATGAGAGCGATTCCGCAACATTGGATCACGTTTTTGAGTTGCTGATTGAAACGGGTCATAGTCCCCTCGAAGCAATCATGATCCTTGTGCCAGAAGCCTATGAGAACCAACCAGATTTAAGCGATCGCCCCGAAATTATCGATTTCTATGAATATTACAGTGGCTTGCAAGAGGCTTGGGATGGTCCCGCCTTGCTCGCCTTTAGTGATGGCAAAATCGTTGGTGCAGCGCTGGATCGCAATGGCTTACGTCCTGCCCGTTATGTGATTACTAACGATGGCATGGTGATTGTTAGCTCTGAGGCAGGTACAGTTGATATTCCTGAAGCGGATATCGTCGAGAAGGGTCGTCTTGGTCCTGGACAAACGATCGCAGTTGATCTACAAAGCCATGAGATTTTACATAACTGGGATATTAAGCAACGGGTCGCGACTGCCCATCCCTACGGTGAATGGATTAAGCAGTACCGCAAGAATCTAGAAGCCAAGCCCTTTGCAGAATCCCCTGCCCTTGATGAGCAAACTGTGCTAACTCACCAAACCGCCTTCGGTTACACCCTTGAAGATGTGGAAATGGTGATCGAAGCGATGGCTCAAGACGGTAAGGAGCCAGTTTTCTGTATGGGGGATGATGTGCCACTTGCCTTTCTATCCCAACGTCCTCACCTGCTCTATGACTACTTCAAGCAGCGCTTTGCACAGGTGACGAATCCACCGATCGATCCTCTGCGTGAAGGAACGGTCATGTCCTTGTCCATGTATTTGGGCGAAAGAGCGAATTTACTGCTCGCCACTCCTGAAGCTGCCAATCAAATTAAGATCAGCAGTCCTGTCATTAATGAAACCGAGTTAGAGGAATTGCAGAACTTCGGTTTTGATAATGCCAAACTGGATATGCTCTTTCCTGTCGCTGCGGGCGCGAATGGACTCAAAGATGCGATCGCCAAGTTGACGAATAGTGCCGTTGCCGCAGTGCGTAGTGGAGCAAAGCTACTGATTTTAAGCGATCGCAACTTGAGTGCGGAAAACGCCTATATTCCGCCATTGCTAGCTGTGGGAGCCGTGCATCATCGCCTTTGCGCTGAAGGTATCCGCATGAAAGCTTCGATTGTGGTGGATACGGCTCAATGCTGGAGTACACACCACTTTGCTTGTCTGATTGGTTACGGAGCTAGTGCGATTTGTCCTTACATGGCTTTGGAAACTACACGCCAATGGTGGGGCAAAGCTAAGACCCAAACCCAGATGCAAACTGGTAAAATCAAGTCTTTGACAATTACCCAAGTTCAAGATAGCTACCGCAAGGCAGTTGAAGGTGGCTTATTGAAGATTCTCTCAAAAATGGGAATTTCGCTGCTGTCTAGCTATAGTGGCGCACAAATTTTTGAAGCGATCGGTATTGGCGCAGAAGTGATCGAAACTTCCTTTAAGGGAACGGTTTCCCGTGTCGGTGGTGTCAATTTTGCAGATATTGCTTCGGAATTGCTCAACTTCCATGCTCAAGCCTTCCCTGAATTAAAACAGAAGAAGCTAGAGAACTATGGCTTTGTGCAGTATCGCCCCACGGGTGAGTACCATATGAATAGCCCTGAAATGGCGAAGGCATTGCATAAAGCGGTGGCTGGTGATGGTTATGACCATTATGAGGTTTATCGAACTCAGCTACAGAATCGCACTCCTACAGCATTGCGTGACCTGCTCGAATTTAAGAGCGATCGCCCTAGCATTCCCCTCGACGAAGTAGAAGACGTTTCCGAAATCCTGAAACGCTTCTGTACTGGAGCTATGTCCCTTGGAGCCTTGAGCCGAGAAGCCCATGAAGTATTAGCGATCGCCATGAATCGTGTTGGTGGTAAATCGAACTGTGGTGAAGGCGGCGAAGATCCGATCCGTTATCTGCCAATTAATGATGTGGATGCTAATGGTATTTCGGCAACATTCCCCCACCTCAAGGGCTTGAAGAATGGCGATACGGCGAACTCAGCAATCAAACAGATTGCATCGGGACGCTTTGGTGTCACTCCTTCCTATTTAGTCAGTTCTGACCAATTGGAAATTAAAGTAGCTCAAGGTGCGAAACCAGGAGAAGGCGGACAGCTTCCAGGTCCTAAGGTCAGTAGCTATATTGCGATGTTGCGAAACTCCAAACCGGGGGTATCGCTAATCTCACCTCCTCCCCACCATGACATCTATTCCATCGAAGATCTTGCACAGCTAATTTACGATCTACATCAGATCAATCCCACTGCTAAGGTTTCCGTAAAGCTAGTATCGGAAATCGGCATCGGCACGATCGCAGCGGGTGTGGCTAAAGCTAATGCGGACATCATCCAAATCTCTGGTTACGATGGTGGTACAGGCGCATCACCCTTGAGTTCGATTAAGCACGCTGGCTCACCTTGGGAACTGGGTTTAGCGGAAGTACATACATCGCTAATGGTGAACAAATTGCGCGATCGCGTATTACTGCGCGTCGATGGAGGCTTTAAAACTGGTTGGGATGTGGCGATCGCGGCTCTCCTTGGTGGTGAAGAATACGGCTTTGGTACGGCGGCGATGATTGCTGAAGGTTGCATCATGGCTCGCGTTTGCCACACAAATAAATGTCCAGTCGGCGTAACTTCCCAATTAGAGCAGTTCCGCAAGCGCTTCCCCGGTACTCCTGAGCATGTGGTCAACTTCCTCTATTTCGTTGCCGAAGAAGTGCGCCAAATCCTTGCCAAACTCGGTTATAAATCCCTCAAAGAGATTATCGGACGCTCCGATCTCCTCGCTAAGCGGCAGGACTTGAAGCTAGCGAAACTTGACCTCAATCAAGTTGATCTCGGCTGTTTGATTAATCTGCCTGATACAAAGAGCGATCGCAGTTGGTTAGAGCATTCTCCAACTTCCCACAGTAACGGTGCAGTGCTTGATGACGAAATCTTGGCGGATTTAGCAGTGCAACAGGCGATCGCTAATCAAACTGACCTCAACAAAACCTACAAGATTGTCAATACCGATCGCTCTGTCGGTGCAAGAGTATCAGGAGCGATCGCCAAGAAATACGGTAATTCTGGGCTGGCAAGTCACCTCAATCTTGAATTCGTTGGCGCAGCAGGTCAGAGCTTTGGTGCATTCAACATCAATGGCGTAAATCTGTCAGTCATCGGTGAAGCCAACGACTACATCGGCAAAGGCATCAACGGCGGTACGATTAGCATCAAGCCTAGCCCTGAAAGTACCTTCAATCCTGCCGATAATTCCATCGTCGGTAACACCTGTCTCTATGGTGCAACGGGTGGCTATCTATTCGTAAATGGACGTGCTGGCGAACGCTTTGGTGTCCGTAACTCTGGAGCAAAGGCAGTTGTCGAAGGCACAGGCGATCACTGTTGCGAATATATGACTGGCGGCGTAATCGTGGTTCTCGGAACTACGGGTCGCAACGTTGGTGCAGGTATGACAGGTGGTATTGCCTACTTCCTCGATATCGACGGTAAGTTCAAAGAGCGCCTCAGCCAAGAAGTTCTCAAAGTCCAAAGAGTTAGCACTGCCGCAGGTGAAAATCAACTTAAGGAATTGATTCAATCTAGCTATGAGTATACTGGCAGTTCTAGAGCTAAGGAAATTCTCGATAACTGGTCAACCTATCTACCTAAGTTCTGGCAAGTTGTCCCTCCCTCAGAACAAAATAGCCCTGAAGCAACGGATGCAGTTCCTGTAGCCGCAACAGTTTAG
- a CDS encoding adenylate/guanylate cyclase domain-containing protein, translating to MNAEYLRWRSQFVRKRLQIVTAIAAVCILSFMVFALIGNKGDIPLKTDISLALDLTLEIVFIAVFLLLRSRFANNYVYPIFFIVPTLITLTMQINASSAGIIAPFFIPWVLVFVAQATLVPVCWHLHLAIQLFTFVNYFLISNYFGYSVSDIFGLSNHLTLGKLILPISLIFMFIGWICIMGDLSVYLYERLQQSEFIAKKELEEQKERSERLLLNVLPQSIADRLKLESDLIADNFQEVSVLFADIVGFTVLSSQIPPEEVVGFLNQIFSRFDRLAEQYGLEKIKTIGDAYMAVAGLPFAQDNHAQAAIEMAIAMQKELNLFNQECHQNLKIRIGISSGPVVAGVIGIKKFTYDLWGDTVNTASRMESHGIAGCIQVSESTYQYLRDRYHFEVRDRVVIKGKGEMTTYVLK from the coding sequence ATGAATGCTGAGTATCTGCGGTGGCGATCGCAATTTGTGCGAAAGAGATTACAGATTGTCACTGCGATCGCGGCAGTTTGCATTTTGAGCTTTATGGTATTTGCCCTAATAGGGAATAAAGGGGATATTCCGCTCAAAACTGACATTAGCCTTGCATTGGATTTAACTCTTGAGATTGTGTTCATCGCAGTGTTCTTACTATTGCGATCACGCTTTGCTAATAACTACGTTTATCCCATCTTCTTCATTGTCCCGACCCTGATTACATTAACGATGCAGATTAATGCGTCATCAGCAGGGATTATTGCACCATTTTTCATACCTTGGGTATTGGTATTTGTTGCCCAAGCCACTCTTGTACCTGTGTGCTGGCATTTACATTTAGCCATACAGCTATTTACCTTTGTTAACTACTTTTTGATTAGTAATTACTTTGGCTATAGCGTGAGCGATATTTTTGGACTGAGCAATCACCTCACTTTAGGGAAATTGATCCTACCCATTTCTCTGATTTTCATGTTTATTGGCTGGATTTGTATCATGGGGGATTTATCAGTCTATTTATACGAACGTTTACAACAGAGTGAATTCATCGCTAAAAAGGAATTAGAAGAACAGAAAGAACGCTCGGAACGTTTACTGCTCAATGTTCTGCCACAGTCGATCGCCGATCGTTTAAAACTAGAATCTGATCTAATTGCTGACAACTTCCAAGAAGTAAGCGTTTTATTCGCCGATATTGTTGGGTTTACAGTACTTTCGAGCCAAATACCTCCTGAAGAAGTCGTAGGCTTTCTCAATCAAATATTTTCCCGCTTTGATCGTCTTGCCGAGCAATATGGATTAGAAAAAATTAAAACCATTGGTGATGCCTATATGGCAGTAGCAGGACTACCTTTTGCTCAGGATAATCATGCTCAAGCAGCTATAGAAATGGCGATCGCTATGCAAAAGGAATTAAATCTTTTCAATCAAGAATGTCACCAAAATCTCAAAATCCGCATTGGTATTAGTTCGGGGCCAGTTGTGGCTGGTGTAATTGGCATCAAAAAATTTACTTACGATCTTTGGGGTGATACCGTCAATACTGCTAGCCGCATGGAATCTCACGGAATTGCAGGCTGTATTCAAGTTTCTGAAAGTACCTATCAATATTTACGCGATCGCTATCATTTTGAAGTACGCGATCGGGTCGTCATCAAAGGCAAAGGGGAAATGACTACTTACGTTTTAAAATAA
- a CDS encoding MEKHLA domain-containing protein produces MNLDKYHPWLQPELVQHIQRLCYSFQHWAGTPLILTTSNNSSLEIANLLFNADFVVVSHGTQADPILNYGNQKALELWKMDWQTFTSTPSRYTAEPVERSEREKLLAQAKSQGYISNYRGIRIASNGDRFYINQAIIWNIVDQEGKLWGQAATFQNWEAIQ; encoded by the coding sequence GTGAATTTAGATAAATATCATCCTTGGTTGCAACCTGAACTAGTGCAACATATTCAGCGCCTCTGCTATAGCTTTCAGCATTGGGCTGGAACCCCATTAATCCTAACAACTAGCAATAATTCATCCTTAGAAATCGCCAATTTACTGTTTAATGCAGATTTTGTGGTAGTTTCTCACGGTACTCAAGCCGATCCAATTCTGAACTATGGAAATCAAAAGGCTCTCGAACTCTGGAAAATGGATTGGCAAACTTTCACATCTACACCATCACGCTATACGGCTGAGCCTGTCGAACGGAGTGAAAGAGAGAAACTTTTAGCACAGGCAAAGTCTCAAGGCTACATCAGCAACTATCGTGGTATTCGGATTGCTAGTAATGGCGATCGCTTTTATATTAATCAAGCAATTATCTGGAATATTGTCGATCAAGAGGGTAAACTCTGGGGACAAGCTGCAACTTTTCAAAATTGGGAAGCAATACAATAA
- a CDS encoding DUF29 family protein: MTIAIAPKTTLYECDLNLWVEDQITKLKAGDLQNLDIEHYNRGT; the protein is encoded by the coding sequence ATGACAATAGCGATCGCCCCAAAAACGACTCTATATGAGTGTGACCTTAATCTGTGGGTTGAAGATCAGATCACTAAGTTAAAAGCTGGCGATCTGCAAAATCTTGATATTGAACATTATAATAGAGGAACTTGA
- a CDS encoding DUF2231 domain-containing protein, producing MLEYLPPLNEHNLPYPDTIHPIVVHFVIAMVLFAVVCDAIGYFTRNPRFYEVSWWNFFFATISIFIAIVFGQIEAGLAEPYSVVEPTLNLHTIIGWSLSGIIAAITGWRYVLRVRDPKTLPISFLGVGVLLTGIVLFQVYLGDLLVWVYGLHTIPVVEAFREGGLK from the coding sequence ATGCTGGAATACCTTCCGCCATTAAATGAACATAACTTGCCATATCCCGACACAATTCATCCAATTGTGGTGCATTTTGTGATTGCGATGGTGTTATTTGCCGTAGTATGCGATGCGATCGGCTATTTCACGCGCAATCCTCGATTTTACGAAGTTAGCTGGTGGAATTTCTTCTTCGCTACCATTTCCATCTTTATTGCCATTGTTTTTGGACAAATTGAAGCAGGACTTGCCGAACCTTATAGTGTAGTAGAACCTACGTTAAACCTCCATACCATCATCGGTTGGTCACTTTCAGGAATCATTGCCGCGATTACAGGATGGAGATACGTCTTGCGTGTCCGTGATCCCAAGACTCTACCGATATCTTTCCTAGGTGTAGGTGTACTATTAACAGGAATAGTTCTATTTCAAGTTTATTTGGGTGATTTATTGGTTTGGGTCTATGGACTGCATACGATTCCAGTAGTGGAAGCATTTAGAGAAGGTGGTTTGAAATGA
- a CDS encoding DUF2231 domain-containing protein, translated as MIATLIDQLHSQLGLNGLPYAIPIHPNLVHLTLGLFIVAIGFDIVGVFFVLEKPLFKFMAIPAARSNFFDVGWYNMVAAAIVTFFTVAAGFYEILLASPDENVKSAWGLQAMETMLWHGVGGVILLTLIVGMTVWRGFQRFLWRKDMGQQVQWSYLLAGLVIFAIMFVHGTLGAQLASEFGVHITADRLLRLGQDLNSL; from the coding sequence ATGATTGCAACATTAATTGATCAATTACATAGTCAATTGGGACTAAATGGCTTGCCCTATGCCATTCCGATACATCCGAATTTAGTGCATCTGACCTTGGGATTGTTTATTGTGGCGATCGGCTTCGATATTGTGGGCGTATTTTTCGTTTTGGAAAAGCCTCTATTCAAATTTATGGCAATTCCTGCGGCAAGGTCGAATTTTTTTGATGTTGGTTGGTACAACATGGTCGCGGCAGCGATCGTCACCTTCTTTACAGTTGCGGCTGGTTTTTACGAAATATTGCTTGCGTCACCTGATGAGAATGTCAAGAGCGCTTGGGGTTTACAAGCGATGGAGACAATGCTCTGGCATGGTGTTGGAGGCGTAATTTTATTAACTCTAATTGTGGGCATGACCGTTTGGCGTGGCTTTCAGCGTTTCCTCTGGCGCAAGGATATGGGTCAACAGGTGCAGTGGAGCTATTTGCTTGCAGGATTGGTGATTTTTGCGATCATGTTTGTGCATGGGACTTTGGGTGCACAGCTTGCCTCGGAGTTTGGGGTACATATCACCGCCGATCGCCTGTTACGTTTAGGTCAAGATCTGAATTCGTTATAG
- a CDS encoding cytochrome c oxidase subunit II — MKLRTILILSGIAIAIALISLWMGQQAYTWFPPQASAESILVDNLFSFLVTLGTFIFLGVIGTLSYSVLFQRADKYDSSDGPPIEGNVKLEIIWTAIPIALVIWIAGYSYQIYDQMSILGPMEHVHMMAAAQAAPMDQDKVATTENIDTENIDVIARQWSWEFRYGNVNSTELHLPNNRRIKLTLHSEDVLHGFYVPAFRVKQDVIPGRDIDFEFTPIREGKYRLRDSEYSGTYFASMQTDVVVESPEAYQQWLADAAKRSPIAAYNPASAEYKKRSNNQWKIVVPAAPPVVNYSNSQASAL; from the coding sequence ATGAAACTACGCACGATTTTAATTTTAAGTGGGATTGCGATCGCGATCGCCCTGATTAGTCTCTGGATGGGACAGCAAGCCTACACTTGGTTTCCGCCGCAAGCTTCCGCCGAATCAATTTTAGTGGATAACCTATTTAGCTTTTTGGTGACCTTAGGTACTTTCATCTTTCTGGGGGTAATTGGCACTCTCAGCTACTCAGTTCTATTTCAACGCGCTGATAAATATGACTCTAGCGATGGCCCCCCTATCGAAGGGAATGTGAAGCTGGAAATCATCTGGACAGCGATTCCCATAGCCCTAGTGATTTGGATTGCGGGATATAGCTATCAAATCTATGACCAGATGTCAATTTTAGGACCAATGGAACATGTGCATATGATGGCGGCGGCTCAGGCAGCACCGATGGATCAAGATAAAGTTGCAACTACGGAAAATATTGATACAGAAAATATTGATGTAATTGCGCGGCAATGGTCATGGGAATTTCGCTACGGCAATGTTAATAGCACAGAATTACATTTACCCAATAATCGGCGGATTAAGCTCACCCTCCATTCCGAAGATGTCCTGCATGGCTTTTACGTTCCTGCCTTTCGGGTGAAGCAAGATGTAATTCCCGGACGGGATATTGATTTTGAATTTACGCCGATTCGGGAAGGGAAATATCGTCTGCGCGATTCTGAATATAGCGGTACTTACTTTGCATCCATGCAAACCGATGTCGTGGTGGAATCACCTGAAGCCTATCAACAATGGCTAGCAGATGCGGCAAAGCGATCGCCGATCGCTGCTTACAATCCAGCCTCTGCCGAATACAAAAAACGTAGCAACAACCAATG